Proteins found in one Triticum aestivum cultivar Chinese Spring chromosome 4D, IWGSC CS RefSeq v2.1, whole genome shotgun sequence genomic segment:
- the LOC123097384 gene encoding ATP synthase subunit 9, mitochondrial-like, whose protein sequence is MEVQAQVLRIINKKSKKEQRRKNVTRKVFSRLEMLEGAKSIGAGAATIALAGATVGIGNVLSSLIHSVARNPSLAKQSFGYAILGFALTEAIALFAPMMAFLISFVFRSHKKS, encoded by the coding sequence ATGGAGGTGCAGGCCCAAGTACTTCGAATCATCAACAAGAAATCCAAGAAAGAACAGCGAAGGAAAAACGTGACAAGAAAAGTGTTTTCTCGACTCGAGATGTTAGAAGGTGCTAAATCAATAGGTGCCGGAGCTGCTACAATTGCTTTAGCCGGAGCTACTGTCGGTATTGGAAATGTCCTCAGTTCTTTGATTCATTCCGTGGCGCGAAATCCATCATTGGCTAAACAATCATTTGGTTATGCCATTTTGGGCTTTGCTCTCACCGAAGCTATTGCATTGTTTGCCCCAATGATGGCCTTTCTGATCTCATTCGTTTTCCGATCGCATAAAAAGTCATGA
- the LOC123097383 gene encoding ATP synthase subunit alpha, mitochondrial — protein sequence MEFSPRAAELTTLLESRMTNFYTNFQVDEIGRVVSVGDGIARVYGLNEIQAGEMVEFASGVKGIALNLENENVGIVVFGSDTAIKEGDLVKRTGSIVDVPAGKAMLGRVVDALGVPIDGKGALSDHERRRVEVKAPGIIERKSVHEPMQTGLKAVDSLVPIGRGQRELIIGDRQTGKTAIAIDTILNQKQMNSRGTNESETLYCVYVAIGQKRSTVAQLVQILSEANALEYSILVAATASDPAPLQFLAPYSGCAMGEYFRDNGMHALIIYDDLSKQAVAYRQMSLLLRRPPGREAFPGDVFYLHSRLLERAAKRSDQTGAGSSTALPVIETQAGDVSAYIPTNVISITDGQICLETELFYRGIRPAINVGLSVSRVGSAAQLKAMKQVCGSSKLELAQYREVAAFAQFGSDLDAATQALLNRGARLTEVPKQPQYEPLPIEKQIVVIYAAVNGFCDRMPLDRISQYEKAILSTINPELQKSFLEKGGLTNERKMEPDASLKESTLPYL from the coding sequence ATGGAATTCTCACCCAGAGCTGCGGAACTCACGACTCTATTAGAAAGTAGAATGACCAACTTTTACACGAATTTTCAAGTGGATGAGATCGGTCGAGTGGTCTCAGTTGGAGATGGGATTGCACGTGTTTATGGATTGAACGAGATTCAAGCAGGAGAAATGGTGGAATTTGCCAGCGGTGTGAAAGGAATCGCCTTAAATCTTGAGAATGAGAATGTAGGTATTGTTGTCTTTGGTAGTGATACCGCTATTAAAGAAGGAGATCTTGTCAAGCGCACTGGATCTATTGTGGATGTTCCTGCGGGAAAGGCCATGTTAGGCCGTGTGGTCGACGCCTTGGGAGTACCTATTGATGGAAAAGGGGCTCTAAGCGATCACGAACGAAGACGTGTCGAAGTGAAAGCCCCAGGGATTATTGAACGTAAATCTGTGCACGAACCCATGCAAACAGGCTTAAAAGCAGTGGATAGCCTGGTTCCTATAGGCCGTGGTCAACGAGAACTTATAATCGGGGACAGACAAACTGGAAAAACTGCAATAGCTATCGATACTATATTAAACCAAAAGCAAATGAACTCAAGGGGCACAAATGAGAGTGAGACATTGTATTGTGTCTATGTTGCGATTGGACAAAAACGCTCGACTGTGGCACAATTAGTTCAAATTCTTTCAGAAGCGAATGCTTTGGAATATTCCATTCTTGTAGCAGCCACCGCTTCGGATCCTGCTCCTCTGCAATTTCTGGCCCCATATTCAGGGTGTGCCATGGGGGAATATTTCCGCGATAATGGAATGCACGCATTAATTATATATGATGATCTAAGTAAACAGGCGGTGGCATATCGACAAATGTCATTATTGTTACGCCGACCACCAGGCCGTGAGGCTTTCCCAGGGGATGTTTTCTATTTACATTCCCGTCTCTTAGAAAGAGCCGCTAAACGATCGGACCAGACAGGTGCAGGTAGCTCGACTGCGTTACCCGTGATTGAAACACAAGCTGGAGACGTATCGGCCTATATCCCCACCAATGTGATCTCCATTACAGATGGACAAATCTGTTTGGAAACAGAGCTCTTTTATCGCGGAATTAGACCAGCTATTAACGTTGGCTTATCCGTCAGTCGCGTCGGGTCTGCCGCTCAGTTGAAAGCTATGAAACAAGTCTGCGGTAGTTCAAAACTGGAATTGGCACAATATCGCGAAGTGGCCGCCTTCGCTCAATTTGGGTCAGACCTTGATGCTGCGACTCAGGCATTACTCAATAGAGGTGCAAGGCTTACAGAAGTGCCCAAACAACCACaatatgaaccacttccaattgaaaAACAAATTGTTGTGATTTATGCTGCTGTCAACGGCTTCTGTGATCGAATGCCACTAGACAGAATTTCTCAATATGAAAAAGCCATTCTAAGTACTATTAATCCTGAATTACAAAAATCCTTCTTAGAAAAAGGTGGCTTAACTAACGAAAGAAAGATGGAACCAGATGCTTCTTTAAAAGAAAGCACTTTGCCTTACCTGTGA